The Brassica napus cultivar Da-Ae chromosome C7, Da-Ae, whole genome shotgun sequence genome has a segment encoding these proteins:
- the LOC125590373 gene encoding uncharacterized protein LOC125590373, whose amino-acid sequence MQYLRGDALIWWEGVRLSHFGPERLTFAYFIREFDRKYFPKEAMDRKKCEFEHVSQGEMSIREYEVVFNQLRRFAGVGISEEDLIRIFLSGMRVEIRNRCRVVTYHRLGELVEKAAEQEAGLAEEQKLAKAVHVKSAKAPESHSRGGDQYQSGLPTCRRCRRRHSGKCPRCFICGQLGHIAKYCQVKPVDTVPVRQIAAPAAPAVAQVCFGCNQPGHFIRDCPRRGNTALPPPPKRLAIAPRVFAVGDPQGAEPIAGSVSVGGESAHTLFDTGASHSFVSPRLVQSWSFRGAFEPKAKQIQTAGTERLGAVGVHHDVPVLLGGIDLLGDLTEMELNYYDVILGIDWLSRHRVVLNCPRARVHIPRA is encoded by the exons ATGCAGTACCTTcgtggagatgctcttatatgGTGGGAGGGAGTACGATTGAGTCACTTTGGGCCAGAGAGGCTTACCTTCGCATACTTCATCCGAGAGTTCGATAGGAAATACTTTCCGAAGGAAGCTATGGATAGGAAGAAATGCGAGTTCGAGCATGTAAGCCAGGGTGAGATGTCTATCAGGGAGTATGAGGTTGTGTTTAACCAACTTCGCAGATTTGCTGGAGTGGGCATTTCCGAGGAAGACTTGATCAGAATTTTTTTGAGTGGGATGCGAGTGGAGATTCGCAACCGGTGTCGTGTAGTCACTTACCACAGATTGGGAGAGTTGGTGGAGAAAGCTGCTGAGCAGGAGGCAGGTTTGGCAGAGGAGCAGAAACTTGCTAAAGCAGTTCATGTTAAGTCTGCAAAAGCTCCAGAGTCCCATAGCAGAGGAGGAGACCAGTACCAGTCCGGGTTACCGACTTGTCGCCGTTGTCGTCGCCGACATAGTGGGAAGTGTCCTAGGTGTTTTATTTGTGGTCAGCTGGGGCATATTGCGAAGTATTGTCAGGTTAAGCCTGTGGATACGGTTCCAGTCAGACAGATTGCAGCACCAGCAGCACCAGCAGTGGCACAAGTTTGCTTTGGCTGTAATCAGCCAGGTCACTTCATTAGAGATTGTCCGAGGAGGGGCAATACGGCACTTCCACCACCACCGAAGCGTCTAGCCATCGCTCCACGTGTGTTTGCGGTTGGAGATCCTCAGGGAGCTGAGCCGATAGCGG gatcggTTTCGGTTGGAGGTGAGTCAGCTCATACGTTATTCGACACGGGAGCTTCTCATAGCTTTGTGAGTCCGCGTTTAGTCCAGTCTTGGTCCTTTCGGGGTGCCTTCGAACCGAAGGCTAAGCAGATTCAGACAGCCGGCACGGAGAGATTGGGAGCCGTCGGCGTTCATCACGACGTACCAGTCTTGCTTGGAGGGATTGATTTACTCGGAGATTTGACGGAGATGGAGCTGAATTACTACGACGTTATTCTCGGGATAGATTGGTTATCACGACATCGAGTAGTACTGAATTGCCCGAGAGCGAGAGTTCATATCCCTAGAGCATAA